In the Euphorbia lathyris chromosome 5, ddEupLath1.1, whole genome shotgun sequence genome, one interval contains:
- the LOC136230834 gene encoding uncharacterized protein → MAKCFSFTASRDSCYRYSFIRKGLKSCTTDLGDGTIMHCWVPKSHSPTKPSLVLIHGFGANAMWQFNDFIPPLKSKFNIYVPDLLFFGDSYTTRPDRSEAFQAQCVMALMDRFNVRRMDLMGLSYGGFVSYSMAAQFKDRIGRVVLGCAGVCLEEKDLDEGLFKVKSVDEAVDILLPQSPDKVRELMRIAFYKPPPSAPSCFLSDFIEVMCTEYREEKRDLIYALHKDRKLSNLPKITQPTLMIWGEYDQVFPVELGYRLKRHLGENAELVIIKNAGHALNAERVTETYKHLKSFLIDTLPRQQPNHHTNGVDVKAD, encoded by the exons ATGGCAAAATGTTTTAGCTTCACTGCATCAAGAGACTCTTGCTACAGGTACTCCTTCATCAGAAAAGGACTCAAATCATGCACCACCGATCTCGGCGACGGCACCATCATGCACTGCTGGGTCCCCAAATCTCACTCTCCGACCAAGCCTTCTCTCGTCTTGATCCACGGCTTCGGTGCTAACGCAATGTGGCAATTCAACGATTTCATTCCCCCCTTGAAGTCCAAATTCAATATCTACGTTCCCGACCTTCTTTTCTTCGGCGATTCCTACACCACCCGACCCGACAGATCCGAGGCTTTTCAGGCTCAGTGTGTCATGGCTCTCATGGACAGGTTTAATGTCAGAAGGATGGATCTCATGGGGTTGAGTTACGGGGGGTTTGTGTCCTACAGCATGGCCGCGCAGTTCAAGGACCGTATCGGACGCGTGGTTTTGGGTTGCGCCGGAgtttgtttggaggagaaggatTTGGATGAAGGGCTGTTTAAAGTGAAGAGTGTGGATGAGGCCGTTGATATATTGTTGCCTCAGAGTCCCGATAAAGTTAGGGAGCTTATGCGAATCGCTTTCTATAAGCCTCCGCCCAGCGCTCCTTCTTGCTTTCTCAGCGATTTCATTGAG GTGATGTGCACTGAATATCGTgaagagaagagagatctgATTTATGCATTACACAAAGATAGAAAACTCTCTAATCTTCCCAAAATAACTCAG CCTACGCTTATGATTTGGGGAGAATATGACCAGGTTTTCCCAGTAGAATTGGGATATAGATTAAAAAG GCATCTTGGTGAGAATGCAGAATTAGTGATAATAAAGAATGCAGGACACGCACTCAATGCAGAGAGGGTTACAGAGACATACAAGCACTTGAAATCTTTCCTCATTGATACTCTCCCTCGTCAGCAACCAAACCACCACACGAACGGTGTCGATGTCAAAGCAGATTGA